The stretch of DNA TATGTACATATTGGCAAGTGACAGATAGTTGACAGATACATAGactatagaaaaataaaaagtaaattggtTGATTGATAGGCAGTTtgccaaattattattagagtttaaaaaattgtaaaaataattttgattaattattgcgtcaattataatttataattgatgattttaattagGTGTTATAGTCTAGTCCGAGTCTTAGCTAAATACATAGATGACAGctgttgttttgttttgttaaaacATTGTTATATTTCACCAATAATAGTTGTttgaaaatgattaattattgtttaattaatgaattaattgattatctATATGAGATATTGGTTTATTAACAAGCCCAGTAAATTGACAACTtacttgttataaataaacaacaattatgTCAAGatcttgatattattaatcatcatcaatatgtttattttttttatgtcgtTTTAAACTAAATGCTTgtgtaaaaaattcattacatattaaacatttaaatgatttaatagaTGATGATGTATTATGCATTGTACTTGTATGTCTATTCAAgtgtgataataatttaaatgtcttatcacataatttacatttatgtGGTCTTGATGAATTGTGTATcgcttgatgattttttaaatgacttgATTGTGTAAATGTTTTATGacatattaaacaattaaatggttttattttagtatGTGTACGTAAATGTTCATTATAATTACtcttttcaacaaattttttaaaacaatatttacactcgtaatttttaataccacTATGTATTTTcatgtgtatttttaaattatatttttgactaaataatttatgacaTATTTCACagcttaatttaaaatttgtactaccaccaccaccatcatcatcattgtgtaatttaatatgttgtattaaattttttttatatttataaactttatcACATATTGagcatttatatatactgtttatattcttattgttattattgatttttgattttttatcaatttgattgtgaatttttacgtgttcttttaaatatgatgGATAAGAAAATACTTTATCACAAATTTTACactgataaatatttgtttttgtgtGTAATCTCATATGAGCATTTAGTTTACTttttgatgtatattttttaggacaattaatacatttaaatgGTCTGTCATTGGTGTGTAAATATTCATGTGTTGaaagttttgattttttatcaaaacattTACCACAAACAGgacatttatgtt from Aphidius gifuensis isolate YNYX2018 linkage group LG4, ASM1490517v1, whole genome shotgun sequence encodes:
- the LOC122856045 gene encoding zinc finger protein 888-like; the encoded protein is MFVVTKKINSQNIKKLCRTCLREDGEKMICLFVGPADSSLAAKLTTLSCLEIWQGDELPEKLCDRCVTRAESALLFREQCRAADRALRQAISKEGYNNEKNSDCNDTIVDKNNTLTKPFKCFDCNKVFLNYHELCTHRRLLHTLANSSFIQDQSSSSSSSSIEYNHMNIVETTNNFEYSTTDITCPTKNITSTTKYERPSCALYCSLCNHTFSNVNQLMNHKLSHSTISNNNDNLNKESNYQQSSLSVNNKKHKCPVCGKCFDKKSKLSTHEYLHTNDRPFKCINCPKKYTSKSKLNAHMRLHTKTNIYQCKICDKVFSYPSYLKEHVKIHNQIDKKSKINNNNKNINSIYKCSICDKVYKYKKNLIQHIKLHNDDDGGGGSTNFKLSCEICHKLFSQKYNLKIHMKIHSGIKNYECKYCFKKFVEKSNYNEHLRTHTKIKPFNCLICHKTFTQSSHLKNHQAIHNSSRPHKCKLCDKTFKLLSHLNRHTSTMHNTSSSIKSFKCLICNEFFTQAFSLKRHKKNKHIDDD